Proteins co-encoded in one Pseudomonas beijingensis genomic window:
- a CDS encoding heavy metal response regulator transcription factor, with product MKLLIVEDQTKTGQYLRQGLGEAGFNADLVADGVTGQQLALSGEYALLILDVMLPGRDGWQILQAVRGAGLDTPVLFLTARDAVQDRVHGLELGADDYLVKPFAFSELLARVRSLLRRGSSTHQETSLQLADLRLDLIRRRVERSGRRIDLTAKEFALLEMLLRRQGEVLPKSLIASQVWDMNFDSDTNVIEVAIRRLRIKIDDEFPNKLIHTVRGMGYVLEEHSL from the coding sequence ATGAAATTGCTGATCGTCGAAGACCAAACCAAAACCGGCCAATACCTGCGCCAAGGCCTGGGCGAAGCCGGGTTCAACGCCGACCTGGTGGCCGACGGCGTCACCGGCCAGCAACTGGCCTTGAGCGGTGAATACGCCTTGCTGATCCTCGACGTGATGTTGCCCGGACGCGATGGCTGGCAGATCCTGCAAGCCGTCCGCGGGGCCGGGCTGGATACTCCGGTGCTGTTCCTCACCGCGCGGGACGCGGTACAGGATCGGGTCCACGGTCTGGAGCTGGGCGCCGATGATTATCTGGTCAAGCCCTTTGCCTTTTCCGAGTTGCTGGCGCGGGTGCGCAGCCTGTTGCGCCGAGGCAGTTCGACGCACCAGGAAACCAGTCTGCAACTGGCCGACTTGCGCCTGGACCTGATCCGCCGCCGTGTCGAACGCAGCGGTCGGCGCATCGACCTCACCGCCAAGGAGTTCGCCTTGCTGGAAATGCTCTTGCGCCGCCAGGGTGAAGTGCTGCCCAAGTCGCTGATCGCCTCCCAGGTCTGGGACATGAACTTCGACAGCGACACCAACGTCATCGAAGTCGCCATCCGGCGATTGCGCATCAAGATCGACGATGAGTTCCCCAATAAGCTCATCCACACCGTGCGGGGCATGGGCTACGTGCTTGAAGAGCACAGCCTGTGA
- a CDS encoding HAD family phosphatase, whose product MPRAEALPLPAPSLTAVLFGLSGCLVDFGARIRQPGAAPADHAHPTPGALESLHRLQHLNIPCAWLDELPPAISHSLAASLPTSIKAPQLPATNYPWPAPHACWQALMALNVQQLDGCVLVSGEPRLLQSGLNAGLWTIGLASCGSLCGLAPAEWQALSQQERENKRAKATVQLFGLGVHSVIDHLGELDTCLADICLRRIKGEKP is encoded by the coding sequence ATGCCCCGCGCCGAAGCCCTGCCCCTCCCCGCCCCCAGCCTGACCGCCGTACTGTTTGGCCTCAGCGGATGCCTGGTGGATTTCGGCGCACGCATTCGCCAGCCAGGGGCAGCGCCAGCGGATCACGCCCACCCGACACCCGGCGCCCTGGAAAGCCTGCACCGCTTGCAACACCTGAATATCCCCTGCGCCTGGCTCGACGAGTTGCCTCCTGCCATCAGCCATAGCCTGGCGGCCTCATTGCCCACGTCCATCAAAGCGCCGCAACTTCCTGCAACAAATTATCCATGGCCGGCGCCGCATGCCTGCTGGCAAGCGCTGATGGCGCTGAACGTCCAACAGTTGGACGGCTGCGTGTTGGTCAGCGGCGAACCACGGTTGTTGCAGTCAGGACTCAACGCAGGGTTGTGGACGATCGGACTGGCTTCCTGCGGCTCTTTGTGTGGCCTGGCGCCCGCCGAGTGGCAGGCATTGAGCCAACAAGAGCGGGAAAACAAACGCGCCAAGGCCACTGTGCAGTTGTTCGGCCTGGGGGTGCATTCAGTGATCGATCACCTGGGCGAACTCGACACTTGCCTGGCTGATATCTGCCTGCGTCGCATTAAAGGCGAGAAGCCCTGA
- a CDS encoding lipoprotein-releasing ABC transporter permease subunit: protein MFRPLSIFIGTRYTRAKRRNRFVSFISMTSMIGLALGVLAMIVVLSVMNGFQREMSSRILGMVPHATIVGVNPIDDWQPVAAAALKNPEVTAAVPFTEMEGMLSHKGSMQPIQISGIDPAQEGKVSIVAQHIVQGRLDALKPGEFGVVIGEITARRFRLNVGDKLTLIVPEVSTAPGGITPRMQRLNVVGVFKVGAELDGSMALIHLADAAQMQHWQPNQVQSVRLAVKDLYAAPKVSGDIATGLGADYKADDWTHTQGSLFSAMKMEKTMIGLLLLMIVAVAAFNIIATLIMVVNDKGADIAILRTIGATPRQIMAIFMVQGTVIGIVGTLIGGVLGVIAALNVSALVGWLERVSGQHIFSSDVYFVSNLPSELQRGDVVLICSAGFILSFLATVYPAWRAAKIEPAQALRYS from the coding sequence ATGTTCAGACCGTTATCGATCTTTATCGGCACGCGCTATACCCGCGCCAAGCGCCGCAATCGCTTTGTTTCGTTCATCTCCATGACCTCGATGATCGGCCTCGCCCTGGGTGTGCTGGCGATGATCGTGGTGTTGTCGGTGATGAACGGCTTCCAGCGCGAAATGAGCTCGCGCATCCTCGGCATGGTGCCCCACGCCACCATCGTCGGCGTCAACCCGATCGATGACTGGCAGCCGGTGGCCGCCGCGGCGCTGAAGAATCCCGAAGTCACCGCTGCGGTGCCGTTTACTGAGATGGAAGGCATGCTGAGCCATAAAGGTTCGATGCAGCCGATCCAGATCAGCGGCATCGATCCGGCCCAGGAAGGCAAGGTGTCCATCGTTGCCCAGCATATCGTCCAGGGGCGCCTCGACGCCTTGAAACCGGGCGAGTTTGGCGTGGTCATCGGCGAAATCACTGCCCGGCGTTTCCGTTTGAATGTCGGTGACAAACTGACGTTGATCGTGCCGGAAGTCAGCACCGCGCCGGGCGGCATCACCCCGCGGATGCAGCGCTTGAACGTCGTGGGTGTGTTCAAGGTCGGTGCCGAGCTGGACGGCTCCATGGCCCTGATCCACTTGGCCGACGCTGCGCAGATGCAGCATTGGCAGCCGAACCAGGTGCAAAGCGTGCGCCTGGCGGTGAAGGACTTGTACGCGGCGCCGAAGGTCTCCGGTGACATCGCCACCGGTCTTGGCGCGGATTACAAGGCTGACGACTGGACCCATACCCAGGGCAGCCTGTTCAGCGCCATGAAAATGGAAAAAACCATGATTGGCTTGCTGTTGCTGATGATCGTCGCGGTGGCGGCGTTCAACATCATCGCCACGCTGATCATGGTGGTGAACGACAAGGGCGCGGACATCGCGATCCTGCGCACCATCGGCGCCACGCCACGGCAGATCATGGCGATCTTCATGGTCCAGGGCACGGTGATCGGCATCGTTGGCACGCTCATTGGCGGCGTGCTGGGGGTGATCGCGGCGTTGAACGTCAGTGCGCTGGTGGGCTGGCTGGAACGGGTCAGCGGCCAGCACATCTTCAGTTCCGATGTGTACTTCGTCAGCAACCTGCCGTCGGAGCTGCAGCGGGGCGACGTGGTGCTGATCTGCTCGGCCGGGTTCATCCTGAGCTTCCTCGCCACCGTGTACCCGGCGTGGCGTGCGGCGAAGATCGAACCTGCGCAGGCTTTGCGGTATTCCTGA
- a CDS encoding lipoprotein-releasing ABC transporter permease subunit — protein MFRPLFVFIGTRYTRAKRRNHFVSFISLTSIIGLALGVVVMIVVLSVMNGFDHEMRTRVLGMVPHATLETGEAISDWPSLAAKVKQNPQVLAVAPFIQMQGLLTNDGKVSKVLLNGIDPGLERQVSIIDNFMQQGKLDDLAPGSFGIVIGDKAAAKLGVAIGDKLTFVAPEVTVTPGGMFPRMKRFTVVGIFHVGAGELDGYLGVTNLQDLARLHRWKPDQVQGLRLKFDDLFQAPRVAWTIAQQLGEDRYYARDWTRTHGNLYQAIRMEKAMIGLLLLLIVAVAAFNIISTLVMVVNDKKGDIAILRTLGATPGQIMRIFMVQGTVIGVIGTFVGALVGMFAALNVSAAIAALEGLIGHKFLNADVYFIDYLPSQLQADDVLMVCGAALVLSFLATLYPAWRAARTQPAEALRYE, from the coding sequence ATGTTCAGACCTCTCTTCGTATTTATCGGCACGCGTTATACCCGTGCAAAGCGTCGCAATCATTTCGTATCGTTCATTTCCCTGACGTCCATCATCGGACTGGCCCTTGGTGTGGTCGTGATGATCGTCGTGCTCTCGGTGATGAACGGCTTCGACCATGAGATGCGCACCCGTGTGCTGGGCATGGTGCCCCACGCGACCCTCGAAACCGGCGAAGCCATCAGCGATTGGCCGAGCCTGGCCGCCAAGGTCAAGCAGAACCCCCAGGTGCTGGCCGTGGCGCCATTCATCCAGATGCAGGGGTTGCTGACCAACGACGGCAAGGTGTCCAAGGTGCTGCTCAATGGCATCGACCCCGGGCTCGAGCGGCAGGTATCGATCATCGATAACTTCATGCAGCAGGGCAAACTCGACGACTTGGCGCCCGGCAGCTTCGGCATCGTTATCGGCGACAAGGCCGCGGCCAAGCTCGGCGTTGCCATCGGCGACAAGCTGACCTTCGTCGCCCCGGAGGTCACCGTGACCCCGGGCGGCATGTTCCCGCGCATGAAACGCTTTACCGTGGTCGGCATTTTCCATGTCGGCGCTGGCGAGCTGGACGGCTACCTGGGTGTCACCAACCTCCAGGACCTGGCTCGCCTGCACCGCTGGAAACCGGATCAGGTCCAGGGCCTGCGCCTGAAGTTCGACGACCTGTTCCAGGCTCCGCGTGTGGCCTGGACCATCGCCCAGCAGCTCGGCGAAGACCGTTACTACGCCCGGGACTGGACCCGCACCCACGGCAACCTCTACCAGGCGATCCGCATGGAAAAAGCCATGATCGGCCTGCTGCTGTTACTGATCGTCGCCGTGGCGGCGTTCAACATCATTTCCACGCTGGTGATGGTGGTGAACGACAAGAAGGGCGACATCGCTATCCTGCGCACCCTCGGTGCCACGCCGGGGCAGATCATGCGGATCTTCATGGTCCAGGGCACGGTCATTGGCGTGATCGGCACGTTCGTGGGGGCCCTGGTCGGGATGTTCGCCGCACTGAATGTCAGCGCCGCGATCGCCGCCCTCGAAGGCCTGATCGGGCACAAGTTTCTCAACGCCGACGTGTACTTCATCGACTACCTGCCATCGCAGTTGCAGGCCGATGACGTGTTGATGGTCTGCGGCGCTGCGTTGGTCCTGAGTTTCCTCGCCACCCTGTATCCTGCCTGGCGTGCCGCGCGCACCCAGCCTGCGGAGGCGTTACGTTATGAGTGA
- a CDS encoding MlaA family lipoprotein, with protein MRWSHRLAQLCLSACVLLVPFATQAATEEDPWESINRPIFTFNDTLDTYALKPLAQGYQYVTPQFLEDGIHNMFRNIGDVGNLANNVLQAKPAAAGVDTARLIFNTTFGLLGFFDVGTQMGLQRSDEDFGQTLGYWGLGSGPYVMLPLLGPSTLRDAPAKLVDDYTAPYRYIDNVSVRNSIRGLNVVDTRASLLSAEKMMSGDKYVFIRNAYLQNREFKVKDGQVEDDF; from the coding sequence ATGCGCTGGAGCCATCGTCTAGCTCAGCTGTGTCTTTCCGCTTGTGTCCTGCTGGTTCCGTTCGCCACCCAGGCCGCGACGGAAGAAGATCCTTGGGAAAGCATCAACCGTCCAATCTTCACCTTCAACGACACCCTCGATACCTATGCGCTCAAGCCACTGGCCCAGGGTTATCAATACGTGACGCCGCAGTTCCTCGAGGACGGCATCCACAATATGTTCCGTAACATCGGCGACGTCGGCAACCTGGCCAACAACGTGCTGCAGGCCAAGCCGGCCGCCGCCGGGGTCGACACCGCCCGGTTGATCTTCAACACCACCTTCGGCCTGCTGGGCTTCTTTGACGTGGGCACCCAGATGGGCCTGCAGCGCAGCGATGAAGATTTCGGCCAGACCCTGGGTTACTGGGGCCTGGGCAGTGGTCCGTATGTGATGCTGCCGCTGCTGGGGCCAAGCACCCTGCGTGACGCGCCGGCCAAGCTGGTCGATGACTACACGGCGCCGTACCGTTATATCGATAACGTCTCGGTGCGTAACTCCATTCGCGGCCTGAACGTCGTCGACACCCGCGCCAGCCTGCTGTCGGCCGAGAAGATGATGAGCGGCGACAAATACGTTTTCATTCGCAATGCCTACCTGCAAAACCGCGAATTCAAGGTCAAGGATGGCCAGGTCGAAGACGATTTTTAA
- the lolD gene encoding lipoprotein-releasing ABC transporter ATP-binding protein LolD: MSEKAILSCRNLGKSYEEGPESVVVLSGLQLELHPGERVAIVGTSGLGKSTLLNLLGGLDTPTAGSVWLAGEELSALNEKARGLLRNRSLGFVYQFHHLLPEFTALENVCMPLLIGRTAIPEARQRATALLERVGLGHRLEHKPAELSGGERQRVAIARALVNKPGLVMLDEPTGNLDSHTAQGIQDLMLELSTSMRTAFLVVTHDMNLARQMDRVLHLQEGCLTPI, encoded by the coding sequence ATGAGTGAAAAAGCAATCTTGAGCTGCCGCAACCTGGGCAAATCCTACGAGGAAGGTCCGGAGTCGGTGGTGGTGTTGTCGGGCCTGCAACTGGAATTGCACCCTGGCGAGCGCGTGGCGATTGTCGGCACCTCCGGGTTGGGTAAGAGCACCTTGCTCAACCTGCTGGGTGGCCTGGATACGCCGACCGCCGGCAGTGTCTGGCTGGCCGGCGAAGAACTGTCGGCACTGAACGAAAAGGCCCGTGGCCTGCTGCGTAACCGTTCCCTGGGCTTCGTCTACCAGTTCCACCATTTGCTGCCCGAGTTCACCGCGCTGGAAAACGTCTGCATGCCGCTGTTGATCGGTCGCACGGCGATTCCTGAAGCCCGTCAGCGCGCCACGGCATTGCTGGAGCGGGTAGGGCTGGGCCATCGCCTGGAACACAAGCCGGCCGAACTGTCCGGTGGCGAACGCCAGCGCGTAGCGATTGCCCGGGCCCTGGTCAACAAGCCTGGCCTGGTGATGCTCGATGAGCCGACCGGCAACCTTGATTCCCACACCGCCCAAGGTATCCAGGACTTGATGCTGGAGCTCAGCACTTCGATGCGCACGGCGTTCCTGGTGGTGACTCACGACATGAACCTGGCCCGGCAGATGGACCGCGTCCTGCATTTGCAGGAAGGTTGCCTGACGCCCATCTGA
- a CDS encoding heavy metal sensor histidine kinase: MRGRWSLSSRLALLFAACTAVVSLFAGVLFSRGSEAHFIELDQQLLEGKLIGLRRALQDLDAEQTQRRLEDELSRQADLALRIKGSDGVRWYDSSIRIPPQLPERPGLSTLSDADNDYRVLNAPLYPGRADSPQLTLLLDITHHQHFLQRMQRLIWLTVGLSALATALLGAWAARRALRPLRRMGAIAGNVSARSLNARLPEEQMPAELAELAHSINAMLGRLDDAFQRLSAFSADIAHELRTPLSNLLTHTQVTLTRERSLEDYREALHSNLEELQWMAQLVNDMLYLAKADHGLLAINREPLQLAEEVDVLLDFFAPLAEDANVRLSREGESRIEGDRNMLRRALSNLLDNALRFTPIGGEVRVRIVDGAQGVSVSVENSGEGIPADLLPRLFDRFYRADPARQEGSSEHAGLGLAITRSIIRAHGGQIRCESADGWTRFVIELPKGD; this comes from the coding sequence GTGAGGGGCCGGTGGTCGCTGAGCAGCCGCCTGGCGCTGCTGTTCGCCGCCTGCACCGCGGTGGTGTCCTTGTTCGCCGGGGTCTTGTTCAGCCGTGGCAGCGAAGCGCATTTCATCGAGCTGGACCAGCAACTGCTCGAAGGCAAGCTGATCGGCCTGCGCCGAGCCCTGCAAGACCTCGACGCCGAGCAGACCCAGCGCCGACTGGAAGATGAACTGAGCCGTCAGGCCGACCTGGCGTTGCGCATCAAGGGCAGCGACGGTGTGCGTTGGTACGACAGTTCGATCCGGATTCCGCCTCAATTGCCGGAGCGTCCTGGCCTGTCGACCCTCAGCGATGCCGACAACGACTACCGAGTGTTGAATGCGCCGCTGTACCCAGGCCGAGCCGATTCGCCGCAGTTGACCCTGTTGCTGGACATCACCCATCACCAGCACTTCCTGCAACGGATGCAACGGCTGATCTGGCTGACCGTCGGTCTCTCGGCCCTGGCCACCGCGCTACTGGGGGCCTGGGCCGCCCGGCGGGCCTTGCGGCCGTTGCGACGCATGGGCGCCATCGCCGGCAACGTCTCGGCCCGTTCCCTCAATGCCCGACTGCCTGAAGAGCAAATGCCTGCGGAATTGGCGGAATTGGCCCACAGCATCAACGCCATGCTCGGACGCCTCGACGATGCCTTTCAGCGGCTCTCGGCGTTCTCTGCCGACATCGCCCATGAGTTGCGCACGCCGCTGTCGAACCTGCTGACCCACACCCAGGTCACCCTCACCCGCGAACGCTCCCTGGAGGATTACCGCGAGGCGTTGCACAGCAACCTCGAAGAACTGCAATGGATGGCGCAACTGGTCAACGACATGCTGTACCTGGCCAAGGCCGACCATGGCCTGCTGGCGATCAATCGCGAACCGCTGCAATTGGCCGAGGAAGTGGACGTGCTGCTGGATTTTTTCGCCCCCCTGGCCGAAGACGCCAATGTGCGCCTGAGCCGCGAGGGCGAAAGCCGTATCGAGGGTGACCGCAACATGTTGCGCCGGGCCCTTTCCAACCTGCTGGACAACGCCCTGCGCTTCACCCCCATTGGCGGCGAAGTTCGGGTGCGAATAGTCGATGGGGCTCAAGGGGTGAGCGTAAGTGTGGAAAACAGTGGCGAAGGGATTCCAGCGGACTTGCTGCCGCGCCTGTTCGACCGTTTCTACCGCGCCGACCCGGCCCGCCAGGAAGGCAGCAGCGAACACGCGGGGCTTGGACTGGCCATCACCCGCTCGATCATCCGCGCCCATGGCGGGCAGATTCGTTGTGAATCGGCCGATGGTTGGACGCGGTTTGTGATTGAGTTGCCGAAGGGTGATTGA
- the queF gene encoding NADPH-dependent 7-cyano-7-deazaguanine reductase QueF (Catalyzes the NADPH-dependent reduction of 7-cyano-7-deazaguanine (preQ0) to 7-aminomethyl-7-deazaguanine (preQ1) in queuosine biosynthesis), whose translation MHPAAEHAEHSPLGKSSEYIATYTPSLLFPIPRTAKWAELGLTAETLPYKGVDFWNCFELSWLLPSGKPVVAIGEFAIPADSPNIIESKSFKLYLNSLNQTPFADTASLEATLRQDLSAAAGKTVGVRIRSLKDVEREGIVALPGTCIDDLDISVDSYAHPRPELLRCDASRIVEQSLHSHLLKSNCPVTSQPDWGSVAVEYRGAALDPASLLAYIVSFRQHSDFHEQCVERIFLDLQRLLKPEKLTVYARYVRRGGLDINPYRSTEDVQLPNQRLVRQ comes from the coding sequence ATGCATCCCGCAGCCGAACATGCCGAACATTCGCCGCTGGGCAAATCCAGCGAATACATCGCCACGTACACGCCGTCACTGCTGTTCCCGATCCCGCGCACCGCGAAATGGGCGGAACTGGGCCTGACGGCCGAGACCCTGCCATACAAGGGTGTGGATTTCTGGAACTGTTTCGAGCTGTCGTGGCTGTTGCCCTCCGGCAAGCCGGTGGTGGCCATCGGTGAATTCGCGATCCCGGCGGATTCGCCGAACATCATCGAATCCAAATCCTTCAAGCTGTACCTCAACTCCTTGAACCAGACCCCGTTCGCCGATACCGCGAGTTTGGAAGCTACCCTGCGCCAGGACCTGTCGGCGGCGGCCGGCAAGACGGTGGGTGTGCGGATCCGCAGCCTCAAGGACGTGGAGCGTGAAGGCATCGTGGCATTGCCCGGTACCTGCATCGACGACCTGGACATCAGCGTCGACTCCTACGCGCATCCGCGCCCAGAGCTGCTGCGCTGCGATGCTTCGCGCATCGTCGAGCAAAGCCTGCACAGCCACTTGCTCAAGTCCAATTGCCCGGTGACCAGCCAGCCAGACTGGGGCAGCGTGGCGGTGGAATATCGTGGCGCGGCCTTGGACCCGGCCAGCCTGCTGGCCTACATTGTCAGCTTCCGTCAGCATTCGGATTTCCATGAACAATGCGTGGAGCGGATCTTTCTTGACCTGCAGCGGTTGCTCAAACCGGAAAAGTTGACGGTGTATGCGCGGTATGTGCGCCGTGGTGGGCTGGACATCAACCCGTATCGCAGTACCGAAGATGTTCAACTGCCGAACCAGCGCCTGGTCCGCCAGTAA
- a CDS encoding DUF4404 family protein, which translates to MPARELQEQLNTLREQLEQNPPLTEGEREDLHALMQKIEFELALETKTPDNNLADNVNLAVERFEVEHPTLAGTLRNIVLALGNMGI; encoded by the coding sequence ATGCCTGCCCGCGAATTGCAAGAACAGCTCAATACACTGCGCGAGCAATTGGAACAGAATCCACCGCTTACCGAAGGCGAGCGCGAGGACCTGCACGCGCTGATGCAAAAGATCGAATTTGAGCTCGCGCTGGAAACCAAAACACCGGACAACAACCTCGCCGACAATGTGAACCTGGCTGTCGAACGTTTCGAGGTGGAACACCCGACGCTGGCCGGGACCTTGCGCAACATCGTGTTGGCCTTGGGCAACATGGGGATCTGA